The genomic interval ACTATTGCCACATCGTTCGGTGTTCCGGCATCACAGATAGGGATAATAATGATAATCTCCAGCCTCACAGTTGCGGCCGGATTTATATTGTTTGGAAAACTGGCGGCAATATTCAGGAAGAAATACCTTATTATGGCAGGTTCTATGATAGCTCTGGCATTTGCATGGCTGGCCGTGCCCTACTTTTCCCCTATCAGGTTTCTTGCAGTGCCGGGCATGGTTGTATTTAGCCTGGGAATCGGTTCTATGCCCATTATACCATTGCTGCTTATGGATCGTATAAATCCAGCTGTCAGGGGTTTAATTTCTGGGGTATCATATAATTTCGGTGCTCTTTTTGGAGGGCTTATATCAGTTTTACTGGGCACAATAGGTGGAATAGTGGGCTATAGCCAGTTACTTTTAATCATAGATGCAACAACACTGGTGTGCCTTCTAGCAGTATTTATTACCGGTGCCACAATTAAAAAAAGAAACGAATCTACTTCCTATCTATCCGGGCTTTCCGGGGACATGGACCAATAGAAAAAATAATATGCTATTTTTATCTAATGATATATGAATTTTCTGGATGAGATAAAAAATTTGAAGGAACAGATAAAATCAAAAGACAAATTTGATATAAACTTCAACTTTGATAATATAGTTATATCCGGTATGGGTGGTTCTGGAATTGTTGGAAATATCTTTCAGGAATACTATACTTCCATACCTGTTATTTCAATAGGTGATTACGGCATACCGGGATTTGTAAATGAAAAGACTCTTTTTATTGCAGTGAGTTATTCAGGCAACACAGAAGAAACTCTCAGCAATGTGGAAGATGCGAAGAAAAAGGGTGCCCATGTAAGGGCTATCACCTCGGGTGGGAAGCTGGCGACAATTGTAGAAAAATCCATTATCATACCATCGGGCATCCAGCCAAGGTCAGCTCTGGGATATATGCTCATGCCTCTTTTTAACACCTTTGCCCCGATAGATGATGCCATAGTCAACCAGACATATGGCATACTGGACGATATGGATAAGAACCACAGCGACATAAAATCTGAAGCATTTAAGATATACGAAAATAGTTCTATTCCTATAATATACGGGTCTAAACCATTCAAATCTGTAGCATACAGATGGAAAACC from Ferroplasma acidiphilum carries:
- a CDS encoding bifunctional phosphoglucose/phosphomannose isomerase, encoding MNFLDEIKNLKEQIKSKDKFDINFNFDNIVISGMGGSGIVGNIFQEYYTSIPVISIGDYGIPGFVNEKTLFIAVSYSGNTEETLSNVEDAKKKGAHVRAITSGGKLATIVEKSIIIPSGIQPRSALGYMLMPLFNTFAPIDDAIVNQTYGILDDMDKNHSDIKSEAFKIYENSSIPIIYGSKPFKSVAYRWKTQFNENAKTFAFYSYFPELNHNDTMPLKSAYRRDEYLFYAFESDNARINQRIGITEEITGEQFTVVKSPSQDYFSKLFYLIHYADYLTYELALVRNVDPTDVSTIEELKKKLA